TCGACTGCAGCGTCTTCACCACCGAGAACTTCTCGATCGCCTCGAACACCTTGCCGCGACGGCGCAGCCCGGCCGTGTCGATCAGCGTGTACGGCTTGCCCTGGCGTTCGAAATCGACGTAGATCGAATCGCGCGTGGTGCCCGGCATGTCGAACGCGATCACGCGCTCCTCGCCGACCAGCGCATTGATCAGCGTCGACTTGCCGACGTTCGGCCGGCCGACGATCGCGATCTTCGTGCCGCGCGCCTGCTTCTCGTCGTCGCTCTCTTCCGGCTGGCCGGCATACGCGACGCCGAGCGCCTCGTTGATCATTTCGGTCACGCCGTCGCCGTGCGCGGCCGAAATCGCGCGAGGGTCGCCGAGGCCGAGTTCGTAGAAGTCGGCGGCGACGTTGCTGTACTTCATCCCCTCCGCCTTGTTGACGACGAGGAAGATCGGCCGGCCGACCTTGCGCAGATAGTCGGCGATCGTCTTGTCCTGCGGCGCGAGACCATTCCGGCCGTCGACGATGAACACGACGATGTCGGCTTCCTCGACCGCCTGGCGCGTTTGCCGCGCCATTTCATGCAGGATGCCTTCCTTGGCGACCGGCTCGAAACCGCCGGTATCGACGACCAGATACGGCCGGTCGCCGGCGCGGCCTTCGCCGTAATGGCGATCGCGCGTCAGACCGGGCAGGTCGGCAACCAGCGCGTCGCGCGAACGCGTCAGGCGGTTGAATAGCGTGGATTTCCCCACATTGGGGCGCCCGACGAGGGCAATAACGGGTTTCATCTGATGTTGTTCACGGTGAAACGCGGGATCGAAATCGACCGCCCGCGTAGCGACGCCAGTTGGCCGCCACACGGCAGCGTTTGACGAAAATTATCACGAATTCGACCGGTCCCGGATGTGCGGTCAAGCTGCGCAACCGGGCGGACGGGGTTTGGCTGTCAGGGCGGCGCCAAGGGGCCGCCAGGATCAGGTACGGTTCGCTCGACGGCTGACGGGCCGGCAATGCTCCGCTAGTTTGACAAAGCGGTCCGTCCGGTCCGCGGAGCCAGGCGGCCGGTGACGCCGCAAGCTGCCACCGGTGAAGACACGGGCGCTGATCGTGCCGCGCGTGTGCTGCGAATCGATCGCTTTCCGCTTGTTGCTTTCCGCTTGTTGCTTTCCGATCGACTTGCCGGACCAGCCAGCCCGGCGCGATGGTATTGCCTACTCTCTTCGACGACCGATATTTCGCTGTACGACGCGAATCCTGCTAGAAAACGCGAGGCCGGCAAAGCCGGCCTGCGTGCTCGACGGCGCCGCGCCTCGCGCTTAACGCGGGCGGTAACCGTACAGATCGCCGTCGTGCGTCTGCACGACCAGCGTGTCGCCGGCCAGCACCGGCGCCGACGTGATCGGGCTGCCGTCGGTCTTCACACGGGCGACGAGCGTGCCGTCGTCGCGCGACAGGAAGTGCACGTAGCCCTGGTAGTCGCCCAGCACCGCCGCGCGGCCCAGCAGATACGGCACGCCGAGTTCGCGGTTCTTCAGCTTGTCGTTCTTCCACAGCGGCGCGCCGCTGGTGACGTCGAATGCGGAGACCACCGACCAGTCGTCCGCCGCGACGACCGCACGATCGTCCTGCGCGAGACCGCTCGTGCTCGAGAACGCTTTTTCCCACAGCGCACGGCCCGAGTTCGCGTCGAAGCAGCCAATCTGGCCCTGGAACGTCACCGCGCAGGTTTCCGAGCCGACCAGCGTGGGCGGACCGGTCACGTCGTTGATGCGCTCCACTTCCGTCACGCCCTTCGGATACGACACCGGCGTTTGCCAGTAGTTGTCGCCGGTCTGCACGTTGATCGCCGCGAACGCGCCGCCCGGGAAGCCGGCCAGCACTGCCGCGTCACCCGCGAACGTCATGCCCGACGACACGCGCAGATTCAGCGGCACCGCGCGATTGCGGTAGTTCCACTTCAACTCGCCGGTCTGCGAGTTGAACGCGACGATCTGACCGTCGACCGTACGCACCACCACGAGGCCATTGCCGACCAGCGGCGGCGAGATGATTTCGCCCGGCGCCTTCGCGGTCCACAGTTGCTTGCCGTCCGCGCCGAGCACGTAGACGTCGCCCTTCAGGCCGCCGACCGCGGTCAGCGTACCGTCGCTGCCGACACCGGCCGACAGGTCGTCGTGCAGCTTCACGCGCCAGATGTCCTTGCCGGTTTGCGCGTCGATCTTCGCAACCGAGCCGTTCGCGCCCGCCGCATACACCGCGTTGCCGACCGCGACCGGCGAGAACAGATAACGGCCGGCCTTGCCGACGCTCGCCTTCCACGCCTGCTGCACGTCGAGCACGGGTTTGAACTCGGTGAGCGGCGTCGGCACGCGGCGGTCGTCTTTCGCGGATGAGCAAGCCGCCAGGGTGAGCACGGTCATCGCGCAGGCAACGGGCACAGCGTAACGTTTCAGCAGATTCATCGGTGGACGAAGCATTCAGGAAATGATTTAAAAGAGACCGGTTGGTCGTTGCATGCGGCGCGACATAACGCGCCACGTGCGGCGATCAGCCGCCCAGCGCGTCCAGCTTGAACTGGATCAGCTGACGTGCGGAGCTATCGTTTTTCGACAGCGAGTCGAGCGCGAGCTTGTAGGCCGTGCGTGCATCGTCCCGCTTGCCTTGCGCGGCCAGCAGGTCGCCGCGGCCATTCGCCACGAGACCCTTGAACGCGTCGGATTGCGGTTCGGCGAGCAGCGCGAGACCCTGATCGTAGGCCTTGTCGTCGAGCAGCAGCGAGGCGAGGCGCAGTTTGGCGATCTGCTTGAACTCGTCGTCCTTCGCGTGATCGATGGTCCATTGCAACTGGGCCTTCGCACCGGCTTCGTCGCCGGCCGCGTACAGCGCCTTGGCCGCGCCCAGCGCGGTCATCTGCGCGTACGCGGTGCCGCTGAACTTGTCTTCCATGTCGGTCGCGACGCGCGTGACTTTCGCCTTGTCGCCCGACGCCTCCGCCTGCTGGACCTGGTCATACAGCACGGCGGCTTCCGCCGCCTGGCGCCGCTGCCAGAAATTCCAGCCGTTCCAGCCCGCGGCCGCCACCAGCACCACCAGCACGATCCACGTGGTTGCATTGCCCCACTGCGTCCACCATGCCTTCAGACTTTCAATCGATTCTTGTTCGTCGTGGTAACTCATCGCCCGGCGTTTTTCCTGTTTCTTGATACGTGTGTTTGTCGAGCCCTGACTGGATCAATCCGGTCGCCCGTCGAGGCTCGCCGACATCGCGATCAGTCGTCGCCGTCTTCGGCGGATGCAACCATCGCATTGATTAGATATTCGGTCAAGTTTTCGGCGGGCACGTTCTGTTGCTCGCTCTTACCACCGCTCGCCGCGTCATCGCCCGCCGCGCGCAGCGGCTTGACGCCGACCGTGCCGTTCGCGATCTCGTCCTCGCCGAGCACCACCGCGAAGGCGGCGCCGCTCGCGTCGGCACGCTTCATCTGCGACTTGAAGCTGGCGGTCTGACCGTCGGCGCTGCAATGCAGGATCACGTCGAGACCCGTATCGCGCAGCCGCTCGGCGATGATGAAAGCCTGTTCGCGCGCCGCCTCGCCCTGATGGACGACATACACGTCGCAACCCTCGTCTTCCGGCACGAGCTGGTCTTCCTTCAGCAATTCGAGAATGCGCTCGACGCCCATCGCCCAGCCGCACGCGCCGGTCGGCTTACCGCCCAGCTGTTCGATGAGCGGATCGTAGCGGCCGCCGGCGGCCACCGTGCCCTGCGCGCCGAGCTTGTCGGTCACCCATTCGAACACGGTCAGATTGTAATAATCGAGACCGCGCACGAGACGCGGATTGATCGTGAACGGAATGTTGTTCGCCTTCAGGATGCGTTGCAGCCCCTCGAAGTGCGCGCGCGATTCCTCGCCGAGAAAATCGATCAGCTTCGGCGCGTTCTGCGCGACTTCCTGCATGGCCGGATTCTTCGTGTCCAGCACGCGCAGCGGGTTCGTGTAGAGACGGCGCTTCGCTTCCTCGTCGAGCACGTCCATGTGCTTTTCGAGGTAGGCGATCAGCTCGACGCGATGCGCCGCGCGTTCGTGCGCGAGACCCAGCGAATTCAGTTCGAGCTTGATGCCCATCAGACCGAGGTCGTCCCACAGACGCTGGCACATCATGATGATTTCAGCGTCCGCGTCCGGACCGGCGAAGCCCAGCGCTTCCACGCCCACCTGATGGAACTGGCGGTAACGGCCGCGCTGCGGACGCTCGTGGCGGAACATCGGACCGATGTACCACAGGCGCTTCGGGCCGTCGTACAGCATGTTGTGCTCGATCGCCGCGCGCACCACGGCGGCGGTGTTTTCCGGACGCATGGTCAGGTTTTCACCGTTCAACGCGTCGGTGAAGCTGTACATCTCTTTCTCGACGATATCGGTCACTTCGCCGATGCCGCGCTTGAACAGCTGCGTATGCTCGACGATCGGCGTGCGGATATTCTGGTATCCGTACGAACGCAGCATCGACTTGACGGTCGCTTCGAAAAATTCCCACAGCCCGGCTTCCTGCGGAAGGATGTCGTTCATGCCCTTCACGCCGGACAACTTCTCGAGCTTTTTCTTCTGTTCAGTCATCTGTATCCGATAGCCGGTATTTAGTTGAGTGCCGCGGCGCTGGCTGCTTCCGTGCGGCCATAAGTGCGCTCGACGTAGTCACTCACGATTTGCTGGAATTCCTGCGCGATGTTCTCGCCGCGCAGCGTCTTGACCTTTTCGCCGTCGATGAACACCGGCGCCGCCGGATTCTCGCCCGACCCCGGCAAGCTGATGCCGATGTTGGCCTGCTTCGACTCGCCCGGACCATTGACGATGCAGCCCATCACCGCGACGTGCATCTTTTCGACGCCAGGATACGTATCGCGCCACACCGGCATCTGCGTGCGCAGATAGGTCTGGATCTGCGATGCGAGCTCCTGGAACAGCGTGCTGGTGGTACGGCCGCACCCCGGACACGCGATCACCATCGGCGTGAACGAACGCAGACCCATGGTCTGCAGAATTTCCTGACCGACGATCACTTCGCCCGTGCGCGACGCACCCGGTTCCGGCGTCAGCGAAATCCGGATCGTGTCGCCGATGCCTTGCTGAAGCAGCACCGACAACGCCGCCGTGGACGCGACGATCCCCTTCGACCCCATGCCCGCTTCGGTCAAGCCGAGATGCAGCGCAAAATCGCAGCGCCGCGCAAGCTCCTTGTACACGGCTATCAGGTCCTGCACGCCGCTGACCTTGCACGACAGGATGATCTTGTTGCGCGGCAGGCCGATTTCGACCGCGCGTTCGGCCGAGCCGATCGCCGACTGGATCAGCGCTTCGTACATCACGCTCTGCGCTTCCCACGGCGTGGAACGCGCCGCGTTTTCATCCATCATTTTTGCGAGCAGATCCTGGTCGAGGCTGCCCCAGTTCACGCCGATGCGCACCGGCTTGTCG
The sequence above is a segment of the Paraburkholderia sp. D15 genome. Coding sequences within it:
- the der gene encoding ribosome biogenesis GTPase Der: MKPVIALVGRPNVGKSTLFNRLTRSRDALVADLPGLTRDRHYGEGRAGDRPYLVVDTGGFEPVAKEGILHEMARQTRQAVEEADIVVFIVDGRNGLAPQDKTIADYLRKVGRPIFLVVNKAEGMKYSNVAADFYELGLGDPRAISAAHGDGVTEMINEALGVAYAGQPEESDDEKQARGTKIAIVGRPNVGKSTLINALVGEERVIAFDMPGTTRDSIYVDFERQGKPYTLIDTAGLRRRGKVFEAIEKFSVVKTLQSISDANVVILLLDARQDISEQDAHIAGFVVEQGRALVVGVNKWDGLDSHVRERTKADLERKLKFLDFAKFHFISAAEKTGIGPLMRSVDDAYAAAMSKLPTPKLTRALIEAVEFQQPRRRGPVRPKLRYAHQGGQNPPVIVIHGNALDAITDTYKRYLENRFRETFKLAGTPLRIEFRSSTNPYADKG
- the bamB gene encoding outer membrane protein assembly factor BamB translates to MNLLKRYAVPVACAMTVLTLAACSSAKDDRRVPTPLTEFKPVLDVQQAWKASVGKAGRYLFSPVAVGNAVYAAGANGSVAKIDAQTGKDIWRVKLHDDLSAGVGSDGTLTAVGGLKGDVYVLGADGKQLWTAKAPGEIISPPLVGNGLVVVRTVDGQIVAFNSQTGELKWNYRNRAVPLNLRVSSGMTFAGDAAVLAGFPGGAFAAINVQTGDNYWQTPVSYPKGVTEVERINDVTGPPTLVGSETCAVTFQGQIGCFDANSGRALWEKAFSSTSGLAQDDRAVVAADDWSVVSAFDVTSGAPLWKNDKLKNRELGVPYLLGRAAVLGDYQGYVHFLSRDDGTLVARVKTDGSPITSAPVLAGDTLVVQTHDGDLYGYRPR
- a CDS encoding tetratricopeptide repeat protein produces the protein MSYHDEQESIESLKAWWTQWGNATTWIVLVVLVAAAGWNGWNFWQRRQAAEAAVLYDQVQQAEASGDKAKVTRVATDMEDKFSGTAYAQMTALGAAKALYAAGDEAGAKAQLQWTIDHAKDDEFKQIAKLRLASLLLDDKAYDQGLALLAEPQSDAFKGLVANGRGDLLAAQGKRDDARTAYKLALDSLSKNDSSARQLIQFKLDALGG
- the hisS gene encoding histidine--tRNA ligase; protein product: MTEQKKKLEKLSGVKGMNDILPQEAGLWEFFEATVKSMLRSYGYQNIRTPIVEHTQLFKRGIGEVTDIVEKEMYSFTDALNGENLTMRPENTAAVVRAAIEHNMLYDGPKRLWYIGPMFRHERPQRGRYRQFHQVGVEALGFAGPDADAEIIMMCQRLWDDLGLMGIKLELNSLGLAHERAAHRVELIAYLEKHMDVLDEEAKRRLYTNPLRVLDTKNPAMQEVAQNAPKLIDFLGEESRAHFEGLQRILKANNIPFTINPRLVRGLDYYNLTVFEWVTDKLGAQGTVAAGGRYDPLIEQLGGKPTGACGWAMGVERILELLKEDQLVPEDEGCDVYVVHQGEAAREQAFIIAERLRDTGLDVILHCSADGQTASFKSQMKRADASGAAFAVVLGEDEIANGTVGVKPLRAAGDDAASGGKSEQQNVPAENLTEYLINAMVASAEDGDD
- the ispG gene encoding flavodoxin-dependent (E)-4-hydroxy-3-methylbut-2-enyl-diphosphate synthase; protein product: MQSEAQSQSTSKIVSTEPVFGGHAARRKSHAVDVRWGGQLVTIGGDAPVRVQSMTNTDTADAIGTAIQIKELAQAGSELVRITVNTPEAAAAVPAVREQLDRMGVSVPLVGDFHYNGHLLLRDYPGCAESLSKYRINPGNVGHGAKRDTQFAQMIEAAAKYDKPVRIGVNWGSLDQDLLAKMMDENAARSTPWEAQSVMYEALIQSAIGSAERAVEIGLPRNKIILSCKVSGVQDLIAVYKELARRCDFALHLGLTEAGMGSKGIVASTAALSVLLQQGIGDTIRISLTPEPGASRTGEVIVGQEILQTMGLRSFTPMVIACPGCGRTTSTLFQELASQIQTYLRTQMPVWRDTYPGVEKMHVAVMGCIVNGPGESKQANIGISLPGSGENPAAPVFIDGEKVKTLRGENIAQEFQQIVSDYVERTYGRTEAASAAALN